GGGACACAAATTTGCGAGGAGGGggaaaatccccccaaaatcaTCCATGGGAGGaggaatttctcttttcagggtgggtttttcaccccaaaatttGGGTTCAGCATGGAAATTTGGGGTTCAGGATAAATTTGGGGGTTCAGGATGGAATTTGGGGGTACAAAACTCAATTGGATCATTCTGGGGGGGTGGACTAAAATGGAGGAGGGGGCACAGATTtgagaggagggggaaaatcccccccccccccaaaaaaaatctttagggGCGAATTTCCCTTTTCAGGGCGGgtttttcaccccaaaattcGAAATTCAGGACAAAAATTCAggattcaaaataaatttagggcttcaaaataaatttaggGCTTCAGAATAAATtcgtgggggggggggtctaAAATCgctgttaattttatttttattttttttattttttttcagcctgtgtACCCCAATTCACCAACTGCCCCACCATGGTGATCCTGGTGGGTTTACCTGCCCGAGGTAAAACTTACATCTCCCGAAAACTCACCCGGTACCTCAACTGGATCGGAACCCCCACACGAGGTCAGGAGGTTTTAGGGTGGGGAAAGGTCCCCCtaaaaaatttttttggggTTCCCAAACCCCTTCctgatccccaaatccccccccccAACCTTTTTTGCAGTGTTCAATGTCGGGGAATACCGCAGGGAAGCGGTGCCTGATtataaaaattatgaatttttCCGGCACGATAATCCCGAAGGGGTGGAAATTCGAAGGTTAGAAAGggaaaattggggtttttttgggaaatttggggtttttaaagtGAGATAAAACCCAAgaacccccccaaaaatcctTCAGGACACCCCCAAAATTTTCAGGCACTGCGCTCTGGCCGCGTTGAAGGATGTCCAGACTTACCTGAGCTCCGGGGAGGGGCAGGTGGCGGTGAGAGACCCCTCctcaaaattcaaaataattcatgaaaataattattaattaaatctTTTAAGGGTgaaattcaccccaaaatattttttgggggaccccccctccccccctttCCCTAAATTTTTTGCCCCCAAAAAGGTTTTTGATGCCACCAACACCACGCGGGAGAGGCGGGAGGTGATCCTGGAGTTCGCCAAGGAGAACGGGTACAAGgtgggggatttggggggggtctgggggggtcTTGAGGGGGTCACTGGGGGGGTTGGGGGTactgggggggtttgggggtgattttggggggggtcttgagggattttgggggggtctGAGGGATTGGGGGGGGGTGGGtcctgggggatttgggggggtctggggggggtcctgggggattttgggggtgtGATTTGGGGGGTACTtgagggatttgggggggttatgagggattttgggggggtcATGGGGGGTATTGGGGGGGTCTTGGAGGGGTTTTGGGAGGGgtctgaggggtttggggtggggacTTTGGGGGGGGTtcctgggggggtttggggagggctctgggggggttgggaggggggtttggggggtgaTTTTGGGGGGGTATTGGGAGGAGGTTTTGCGGGGTTCTGAGGGATTTGtgggggggtcctggggggttttggggggggtaATGGGGAGTTTGGGGGGGGTCATGGGGGGTTGGGGGGGTCatggggggttttgggggtgaGTTGGGGGGGTCTTGAGGGATTTGGGGTCGATTTGGGGGGTActgagggatttggggggggtcatgggggggtttgggggggtcctgggggattttgggggtgtGATTTTGGGGGGGTATtgagggatttggggggtcTGCGAGGGATTGGGGGGGGGTactggagggatttggggggttAGGGGGGTGACTGGGGGATTGGGGTGTGATTTTGGGGGGTCTGAGGGAGTTTTGGGGGGGGTCCTGAGGGATGGGCGGGGGGTCCTGGGGGCGTTTTGGGGGGTActgagggatttgggggggggtcctggggggtttgggggggtccTGGGTGGTTTGTGGGGGTccggggattttggggggatttgggtcGGGGTATGAGGAGTTTTTGCGGGGTTTGAGGAGTTGGGGGCGGTGTGGGTCcgggggtggggtggggggggggattTTAGGGTATGGGGGGGGTCCTGGCgggattttgggggggtcctgggggattttggggggttcctgggggggtctgggggattttgggggttgaATTTTGGGGGAGGGTCTGTTGAGGAGTTTTTTTGTGGGGTCATtgcagggattttgggggggtctTGAGGgtattgggggggggggggggggtggggggtcctggggggtttgggggggtctgAGGATTGGGGGGGGGGTactggggggtccctgggggtttggggggtaCTGGGGGAGTTGGGTGTGATTTTGGGGGGTccggggatggggggggggtAATGGGGGGGGTACGGAGGGGTtggggggggtcctgggggggtttgggggtgtcctgggggattttggggtgattttgggggGGGTCCTGCGGGATTGGGGGGGGTATGGGGGGTCTGAGGGATTTGGGCGGGGTCGgctgggggttttgggggggtcATGGGGATGGTTCGGGGGGGGGCATGGGGGGTTTTCGGGGGTACTTGGGGGGGgcgggggttttggggtggtcGTTTTTGGGGGGGGTTCTCTTGAGGAGTGTTTTGGCGGGGTCTGAGAGGATGTTGGGGGGCGGCGGGGTActcgggggtggggggggtaTCTTGTCTtgagggatttggggggggtctgagggatttggggtgggcGGGGGGGTCATCGCGGGGatttggggggtcctgggggggtcGGGGGCTTTTGGGGGTGATTTCGGGGGGGTGATTGAGGAGGTTTTTGGCGGgggttcttttttctttttttttttttcttagcgGAATTGGGGGGCCGGTCCTGGGCGGGGTTGCCCAGGGGGGGTCTTGAGGGGGTTATGGGGGGGGTCGTGGCGTCTGAGGGGTGTTGGGGGGTGACTTGGTGGCGTGGTccctggggggtttggggaggggcCCTGGGGGGCGTTCGGGAGTGTcctggggattttgggggtgatttattttgggggggtcttgagggatttgggggggggTCATGAGGGACATTTGGGCGGGGTGGTCctggggggtttttgggggggtaCTGGGGGATGTGGGGGGGGCGTCTGGGGGGGTACtggagggattttggggggtttccTGGGGGGGTTCGGGGGGGTGTCCTGGGGCGGATTTTAGGGGGGATGTTTTGCGGGGGGTCTTGAGGGGATTGTGGGCGTCGTTTGAGGGATTCTTGGGGGGGGGTCCTGGCGGGTGGTTTAGGGGGGGGGTCTTGAGGGAGTTTGGGGTGGTCACTGAAGGCGACTATGGGGGGGGGTCAGGTCAGGGGGGGTCCTTGGGCGGGGTACGAGGGAATTGGGCGGGGGGGAGGTTTCCTGGGGGCGTTTGTGGGGGGGGTGGTCCTGCGGAGGTGTGCGGGGGGTTACATGGGGGGTGAGGAGGTGTTCGGGGGGTAATGCCCTGCGGGGTTTCTGGGTGctgattttgggggggggtctTGAGGAGTTTTTGCGGGGGGTgtgaggggggggggggtggggtcTTGAGGGATTTTGCAGGGTTGCGGTCTTGAGGGAttgggggggtcctgggggggtaCTGGcttgggggtttgggggggtccTGGGGCTTGGATTTTGGAGTTTGTGATTTTGGGGGGGTCCTGCGGCGATTGGATTTTGCGGGGGGTGGTCATGGGGGGGTGTCTGAGAGGGTTGGGGGTGGGTCTCTGGGGTGGTCCTGGGGACGGTctgggggggtcctgggggatttttttgggggtgaTTTTGGGGGGTTCTTGAGGAGGTTTTTGCCGGGTCTtgagggattttgggggggggtccTGAGGGATTTTGCGGGGGGGGCTTCGTTGCACACAGGATGTTGGTCCCAATTTGTGGGGGGTTGCACAATTGCGGGGggttgcttgtttgtttgttgtgcGTGCCATTGGGACAGGTTTTGGGCGGCGTCGGTTGTAACAGCTCAGGGGGAGGGGGGTGACACTTGTGTGGGGGTGTCTCACCACACCGTTGGAGGCCTCCCCTCCCGGTGGACAGTTCTGACACTTCCCGGCGGGCACGTCAAAAACCAAGACCGCACCCGGATGCGAAACAAAGTGGGGAGGTGTCACACAACATGGAGGGTGGCCTCCACTTTCGGGGTGTGTCACGCATCGGGCCGGGGGCGACAGTTCTGGCTCGTTTGGTGTCTCATCCAAACCATGGGTAGGGGTGGGCCACCGATGGTGAGGTGGGCGTACGGGGTCACAGCAGGGGATTCGGGTGACAGTTCTGGCCGGTGCTGTCACAATTGGGTTATCAAATAGAATGGGTAGGCCCTCCTGGCGGTTCGCGTTGTGGGTGTCACAGAATGGTTCTCACCTTAGCgtggggaataaaaaaagggtCCCCCGGTGACACAATTTTGGAGGTCCCTACCGCTCCAAGCACCTTTCTCCAGCCCTGGTCTCCACCACCCCCTTATGTCATCACCGGGAGTCGTCGGCTCTTGGGCTGGTCACAGAAGGGGAGACGGGGTGGTGGTGGCAATTTTCTGGGGtgtggggacagacaggggCGAGCCTTCTGATGCCACGGTTCGGTGACAGAGTTTATGGGCGTCGTCACAGCATGCGGGGGAGGGTGACCCACTTTGGGGGTGACGACTACCAGGGCAGCGGGGCGTGACACGTTTGGGGTTCTCGTGTCACAACATTGGGCGGCCACCTGCGCCACCAATAAGGGTGGTTGTCTCCTCGCTCTATCAACCCAATTGGTCCCATCTCTTCTCCCGCTCCCACTCTCGGACCCACCCCCCACTCCATTTACTATCTCCCTGCGTCACAAGAATGGGGAACCCGCTTCGTGGATGCACAGTTTGGGGTGCCCTCTTAGGTCCTTGTTCGGCATTTTTCTTGTCCACAGAAGGGACGTAGGGGGTCCGGCGGGGGGTGGTGACACTTTGGGGGGTGGTCACAGCACGGAGAGGGG
This portion of the Serinus canaria isolate serCan28SL12 chromosome 25, serCan2020, whole genome shotgun sequence genome encodes:
- the LOC127060654 gene encoding 6-phosphofructo-2-kinase/fructose-2,6-bisphosphatase-like isoform X1: MEEKSPKIPACVPQFTNCPTMVILVGLPARGKTYISRKLTRYLNWIGTPTRVFNVGEYRREAVPDYKNYEFFRHDNPEGVEIRRHCALAALKDVQTYLSSGEGQVAVFDATNTTRERREVILEFAKENGYKVLFVESICDDPAIIEENIKVTAWGGDSGDRR
- the LOC127060654 gene encoding 6-phosphofructo-2-kinase/fructose-2,6-bisphosphatase-like isoform X2, with product MEEKSPKIPACVPQFTNCPTMVILVGLPARGKTYISRKLTRYLNWIGTPTRVFNVGEYRREAVPDYKNYEFFRHDNPEGVEIRRHCALAALKDVQTYLSSGEGQVAVFDATNTTRERREVILEFAKENGCCLWSPSVTTPPSSRRTSR